A genome region from Chryseobacterium sp. G0186 includes the following:
- the dtd gene encoding D-aminoacyl-tRNA deacylase has product MKIVIQRVSEASVKVNGKIVGEIGKGLMLLVGIDENDEKTDADWLVQKVLNLRIFGDEDDKLNLSVKDISGEILCISQFTLIADYKKGNRPSFIKAAKPDKAVPLFDYFKEEIAKSGLKTESGIFGADMKVSLINDGPVTIVMDSITKS; this is encoded by the coding sequence ATGAAGATCGTTATACAAAGAGTCTCGGAAGCCAGTGTAAAAGTAAACGGAAAAATTGTTGGTGAAATTGGAAAAGGCTTAATGCTTCTTGTAGGCATTGATGAAAATGACGAAAAGACAGATGCCGACTGGCTGGTACAAAAAGTCTTAAATCTCAGAATCTTTGGTGATGAAGATGATAAGCTCAATCTTTCGGTAAAGGACATTTCAGGGGAAATTTTGTGCATCAGCCAATTTACCCTGATTGCTGATTACAAAAAAGGAAACCGTCCTTCTTTTATCAAGGCCGCTAAACCTGATAAAGCAGTTCCATTATTCGATTATTTCAAAGAGGAAATCGCCAAGTCCGGGTTAAAAACTGAAAGCGGAATTTTTGGCGCAGATATGAAAGTTTCTTTAATCAATGACGGACCTGTCACCATTGTGATGGATTCAATTACAAAAAGCTAA
- a CDS encoding HIT family protein, protein MSTIFTKIINGEIPSYTIAEDENFIAFLDAMPLVKGHTLVVPKKEVDLIFDLESEEYKNLWGFAQEVAKKIKTAIPCVRVGVAVVGLEVPHAHIHLIPLNKMEEMNFRNERLKLTNEEYTEIQNSIINS, encoded by the coding sequence ATGAGCACTATATTCACAAAAATCATCAATGGTGAGATTCCCTCTTATACAATTGCAGAGGATGAAAACTTTATAGCATTCTTAGATGCAATGCCTTTGGTGAAAGGACATACTTTGGTAGTTCCTAAAAAAGAAGTGGATTTGATTTTTGATCTTGAAAGTGAAGAATACAAAAACCTTTGGGGATTTGCCCAAGAGGTAGCCAAGAAGATCAAAACTGCAATTCCATGTGTAAGAGTAGGAGTAGCGGTGGTAGGACTTGAAGTTCCTCATGCCCACATTCATCTTATTCCCTTAAACAAGATGGAGGAAATGAACTTCAGAAATGAAAGATTAAAATTAACGAACGAAGAATATACAGAGATTCAAAACTCAATTATTAATTCTTAA
- a CDS encoding T9SS type A sorting domain-containing protein produces the protein MRKSLFAIGLLAISYSVQAQILCHVDTGANMYVSEGTLVYSGGGVQTKGNGVLDVHGNVMVVGTGTDAFKTIDALGADKTDGGNIVLRLNTPASYATSTYGQLYIDGLSQPNVTGIVTKEYRTDKNGTGNYFQQIALPFFGKALSSLSTELGKTFGTVRDIQNPGNVNNDLILKWNNPQAKSDHFTNLATTTSDGSGYYMLGSRNNNLDISTPVSGNVFTLNGRPYAPLSAPITLQNGGNVYFGANGNGVNSYGEAYNSYLQDQFDLPNGAWSATYGKNIYQFGNPFFTNLDLSKIGFVESGAVTDGNNVANIMGVKYTAGNVVTLSNGYTYATGALVQTFNLDGTPVGDVGLIIKPMQSFVIKLRDNSAQTLNFNTLRRFKDVVRPNGTSYDVNARVANNKSTNGSVKQLGVVGLDASGNEIARTYYVVSPTATTGHQISIATTVQASASSASPIGTFEEAITGGYDPNYNAKYWLYINEANEVDFLGKDVLLYNFDFSKPDKKIVSYKFEVRENAEMIPAGNHQLSSGTGFYYKASNGNVEEVKQGQIIPVNSKSYNLYYGAPDRGTLANRETTTTLSRTVVVYNPAINDYIVRFDPDWRKADIEVYDMSGKLIISKKAVDASRDFVIELNGSVKSSYVVKVVSDKGVVVNTKILK, from the coding sequence ATGAGAAAAAGTTTATTTGCTATAGGTCTCTTAGCAATCAGTTATTCTGTTCAGGCGCAGATATTATGTCATGTTGACACTGGTGCTAATATGTATGTGAGCGAAGGCACCCTAGTTTATAGCGGTGGAGGTGTACAGACAAAAGGAAATGGCGTTTTGGATGTACACGGAAACGTAATGGTTGTTGGTACAGGTACCGATGCTTTTAAAACAATTGATGCTCTTGGTGCAGATAAAACCGATGGAGGAAATATTGTTTTAAGACTTAATACTCCTGCCAGCTATGCAACTTCTACGTATGGTCAGCTTTACATCGACGGGTTATCCCAACCCAACGTTACAGGTATTGTAACTAAAGAATACAGAACTGACAAGAATGGTACAGGCAATTATTTCCAACAAATTGCTCTTCCTTTCTTTGGAAAAGCTTTGAGTTCATTATCAACCGAATTAGGTAAAACTTTTGGTACGGTAAGAGATATTCAGAATCCAGGGAATGTGAATAATGACCTTATCCTAAAATGGAATAATCCTCAGGCAAAATCTGATCACTTTACTAATTTGGCTACTACCACTAGTGATGGTTCAGGATACTATATGTTAGGATCCAGAAACAATAATCTAGACATTAGTACTCCGGTTTCAGGAAATGTATTTACTCTTAATGGACGTCCATATGCACCATTAAGTGCTCCAATTACATTACAGAACGGAGGTAATGTTTATTTCGGAGCTAATGGTAACGGAGTAAACAGTTATGGTGAAGCGTATAACTCTTACCTGCAAGACCAGTTTGATCTTCCTAACGGAGCATGGTCTGCAACTTACGGCAAGAATATCTACCAGTTTGGAAACCCTTTCTTTACCAATCTGGATCTTTCTAAGATCGGTTTTGTAGAAAGCGGAGCCGTTACAGATGGTAATAATGTTGCCAATATCATGGGAGTTAAATATACAGCGGGTAATGTTGTAACATTATCTAACGGATATACTTACGCTACAGGTGCATTAGTACAGACATTTAATTTGGATGGAACTCCTGTTGGAGATGTTGGATTGATTATCAAACCAATGCAGTCTTTTGTAATTAAATTAAGAGATAATTCTGCACAGACTTTAAATTTCAATACCCTTAGAAGATTTAAAGATGTAGTGAGACCTAATGGAACAAGTTATGATGTTAACGCCAGAGTGGCAAATAACAAAAGTACCAACGGAAGCGTTAAACAGCTTGGAGTTGTGGGACTTGATGCCAGCGGTAACGAAATTGCAAGAACTTATTATGTAGTTTCTCCTACGGCAACTACAGGACACCAGATTTCTATTGCTACAACAGTACAGGCATCAGCGAGTTCAGCAAGTCCGATTGGAACATTTGAAGAAGCTATCACTGGAGGATATGATCCTAACTACAATGCTAAATACTGGTTGTACATTAATGAAGCCAATGAAGTAGATTTCCTTGGAAAAGATGTATTACTTTATAATTTTGATTTTAGTAAGCCGGATAAAAAAATCGTTTCTTACAAATTTGAAGTTAGAGAGAATGCTGAAATGATTCCTGCAGGAAATCATCAGTTGTCTTCAGGAACCGGTTTCTATTACAAAGCTTCTAACGGAAATGTAGAAGAAGTAAAACAAGGACAGATAATTCCAGTAAATTCAAAGTCATATAATCTATACTATGGAGCACCTGACAGAGGTACACTGGCGAATAGAGAAACGACAACAACACTTTCAAGAACAGTGGTTGTATATAACCCGGCAATTAATGATTATATCGTTAGATTTGATCCGGATTGGAGAAAAGCAGATATTGAGGTTTATGATATGAGTGGTAAACTTATCATCTCTAAGAAAGCAGTTGATGCATCTAGAGACTTTGTAATTGAACTTAATGGTTCAGTGAAGAGTTCTTATGTTGTAAAAGTGGTTTCAGATAAAGGAGTAGTAGTTAATACCAAAATCTTAAAATAA
- a CDS encoding signal peptidase, translating to MKTINKLVVTLFLFATLLVRADIDDMPVPGDGGTGGTGTGGAPSSPIDMYIYLLSIVAIAFIAYYTKKYKSIKA from the coding sequence ATGAAGACTATAAATAAACTAGTAGTTACGCTTTTCCTTTTTGCCACATTGCTGGTAAGGGCCGATATAGATGATATGCCTGTCCCAGGGGACGGAGGTACCGGGGGAACTGGTACCGGAGGAGCTCCATCATCACCAATCGATATGTATATATACTTACTTTCTATTGTGGCTATTGCATTTATTGCATACTACACAAAAAAGTACAAAAGCATAAAAGCATAA
- the greA gene encoding transcription elongation factor GreA — MASYVTKEGLEKMKAELEQLETVERPKITQQIAEARDKGDLSENAEYDAAKEAQGMLEMRISKLKDVISTSKIIDESQLDTSKVSILTTVKLKNNATKQEQVFTLVPDNESDLKTGRISVNTPIAKGLLGKVKGETAEITLPNGNKLSFEVLDITL; from the coding sequence ATGGCAAGCTATGTAACAAAGGAGGGCCTAGAGAAAATGAAAGCTGAGCTGGAACAGTTAGAAACTGTAGAGAGACCAAAAATTACTCAGCAGATCGCAGAGGCAAGAGACAAAGGAGATTTGTCTGAAAATGCAGAGTACGATGCGGCTAAAGAGGCTCAGGGAATGCTTGAAATGAGAATTTCTAAGCTGAAAGACGTTATCTCAACTTCTAAGATTATAGACGAAAGCCAATTAGATACTTCAAAAGTTTCTATCTTAACAACAGTGAAGCTTAAAAACAATGCGACTAAACAGGAGCAGGTATTTACATTGGTACCAGATAATGAAAGTGACCTTAAGACAGGAAGAATTTCTGTAAACACCCCTATTGCCAAAGGATTACTAGGTAAAGTGAAAGGTGAAACAGCAGAGATTACCTTACCAAACGGGAACAAGCTTTCTTTTGAAGTATTGGACATTACTTTATAG
- the clpX gene encoding ATP-dependent Clp protease ATP-binding subunit ClpX, producing MNSNQCSFCGRKRNEVQMLISGQDGFICENCIEQAHTIVKDSASKSGYSPADNMADLKKPKEIKVFLDQYVIGQDQAKKQLSIAVYNHYKRLLHAQDENREVELEKSNIIMIGETGTGKTLLAKTIARELNVPFCIVDATILTEAGYVGEDVESILSRLLMVADYDVEKAEKGIVFIDEIDKIARKSDNPSITRDVSGEGVQQGLLKLLEGSIVNVPPQGGRKHPDQKYIQVNTQNILFIAGGAFDGIKEIIERRMNKQAIGFSSEKINKTDEDEYVLTNINAVDLRSFGLIPELLGRFPIITYLDKLTKETMVRIMKEPKNSIVNQFVELFKMDGTDLVITDGAIEKIVEETLEKGLGARGLRGTTEKVLEDYMFSIGEEKNIVLTEDNILINR from the coding sequence ATGAATTCAAACCAGTGTTCTTTCTGCGGTAGAAAAAGGAATGAAGTACAGATGTTGATTTCCGGGCAGGACGGTTTTATTTGTGAAAATTGTATAGAACAGGCACATACTATTGTTAAAGACAGTGCTTCCAAATCAGGATATTCACCGGCAGATAATATGGCAGACCTTAAAAAGCCAAAGGAAATTAAAGTATTCCTTGATCAATACGTTATAGGACAGGATCAGGCAAAAAAACAGCTTTCAATTGCTGTATACAATCACTATAAAAGATTGCTTCATGCTCAGGACGAAAACAGAGAAGTGGAGCTTGAGAAATCAAATATTATCATGATCGGAGAGACGGGGACGGGAAAAACCCTGTTGGCAAAAACCATTGCCAGAGAACTTAATGTTCCTTTCTGTATTGTAGATGCAACTATTTTAACTGAGGCCGGGTATGTAGGGGAAGATGTTGAAAGCATCCTTTCAAGACTGCTGATGGTAGCAGACTATGATGTGGAAAAAGCAGAAAAAGGAATCGTCTTTATTGACGAGATCGATAAAATTGCCAGAAAATCTGATAATCCGAGTATTACAAGAGATGTTTCCGGAGAAGGAGTACAGCAAGGTTTACTGAAACTGTTGGAAGGAAGTATTGTAAACGTTCCGCCACAGGGAGGAAGAAAACATCCTGACCAAAAGTATATTCAGGTGAATACCCAAAATATTCTGTTTATTGCCGGTGGTGCTTTTGACGGAATCAAGGAGATTATCGAAAGAAGAATGAATAAGCAGGCTATCGGGTTCAGTTCTGAAAAGATCAATAAAACAGATGAGGATGAATATGTATTAACAAATATTAATGCAGTTGATCTTCGTTCTTTTGGTTTAATTCCAGAACTTTTAGGTAGATTTCCAATCATCACTTATCTTGATAAACTTACAAAAGAAACCATGGTAAGAATCATGAAAGAACCTAAAAACTCTATCGTGAATCAGTTTGTGGAGTTATTCAAAATGGATGGCACGGATTTGGTAATTACAGACGGAGCAATCGAAAAAATAGTAGAGGAAACTCTTGAAAAAGGATTGGGTGCAAGAGGACTAAGAGGAACCACTGAAAAAGTCTTGGAGGACTACATGTTTTCAATTGGAGAGGAAAAAAATATTGTATTAACGGAAGATAATATTTTGATTAATAGATAA
- a CDS encoding HlyD family secretion protein, with the protein MKEDILDNIELRSESVQDILTQPPHWMIRWGNTLIFIIILLIFVMSYIIKYPEFVPAPIIVTSQNPPEKIEARLGTRIEKIFIKDHQQVKKHDVLMVMQSAANYKDILELKKIVDSISSNQLHSFPLAQASRYKLGELQGEYNSFAKAFQDEELFTRLQPYAPESLAAHQSISEYKIRMATLKQQKNLESVKYDLSRKNFNRSQDLFNQGVISAMELENEKIKYLQAQQNLENLNISISQAEEGISNINKTKSVTVINNEKEKITYSAQTLQLFEQLRKALKQWEQNYLVISSTDGVASFQQFFGENQFVKAGEPIVSILPSNKEKLVGRMSVPTANSGKIIPGEKVLIKLDNYRFQEYGIIEGKVQNISLIPDDKGNYYVDVILPKGLKTSYNKTLTFDKELRGSAEIVTQDLRLIERFFYQIRKLLGYQA; encoded by the coding sequence ATGAAAGAAGACATTTTAGACAATATTGAACTTCGCTCAGAAAGCGTACAGGATATTCTTACTCAGCCTCCTCATTGGATGATACGCTGGGGAAATACCCTTATATTTATTATTATTCTGCTCATTTTTGTAATGAGTTACATTATAAAATATCCGGAATTTGTACCGGCTCCCATTATCGTAACCTCTCAAAATCCCCCGGAAAAAATAGAGGCCAGACTCGGGACCAGAATTGAAAAAATATTCATTAAAGATCATCAGCAGGTAAAAAAGCATGATGTATTGATGGTAATGCAGTCAGCAGCAAATTATAAAGATATATTAGAACTTAAGAAGATTGTAGATTCTATTTCCTCTAATCAACTCCATAGTTTCCCGCTTGCCCAGGCATCAAGATATAAACTTGGAGAATTGCAGGGTGAATATAACAGTTTTGCAAAAGCTTTTCAGGATGAAGAACTTTTTACAAGACTACAGCCCTACGCCCCTGAAAGCTTGGCGGCCCACCAAAGTATTTCTGAGTACAAAATAAGAATGGCCACCTTAAAGCAACAAAAAAACCTGGAATCAGTAAAATATGATCTGAGCCGAAAAAACTTTAACAGGTCTCAGGATCTTTTCAATCAGGGTGTAATTTCTGCCATGGAACTTGAAAATGAAAAAATCAAATATCTTCAGGCTCAACAAAACCTTGAAAATCTTAATATTTCAATTTCTCAGGCCGAAGAAGGGATTTCTAATATTAACAAGACCAAAAGTGTAACGGTAATTAATAATGAAAAAGAAAAAATCACATACTCTGCCCAAACGCTGCAGCTTTTTGAGCAACTGCGTAAAGCCTTAAAGCAATGGGAACAGAATTATCTTGTTATTTCGTCCACAGATGGTGTGGCTAGTTTTCAGCAATTCTTTGGCGAAAACCAGTTCGTAAAAGCCGGAGAACCTATTGTATCAATCCTGCCAAGTAATAAGGAAAAACTAGTAGGCAGAATGTCTGTTCCTACAGCTAATTCAGGAAAGATCATACCAGGAGAGAAAGTATTGATTAAACTTGATAACTACCGTTTTCAGGAATATGGTATCATTGAAGGAAAAGTTCAGAATATTTCGTTGATCCCGGATGATAAAGGGAATTATTATGTTGATGTCATACTACCAAAAGGATTAAAGACAAGCTATAACAAAACACTCACCTTTGATAAAGAGCTTAGAGGGAGTGCTGAGATCGTAACTCAGGATCTAAGGCTTATTGAAAGATTCTTCTATCAAATCAGAAAGCTGTTAGGATATCAGGCTTAA
- a CDS encoding TlpA family protein disulfide reductase, whose amino-acid sequence MKKIYTLSAVLAAFTLQAQFTVTVQTSADFKDQDAILYTLNGSKDIVFTKEQSKNNTWTFKYPKNYMGMMKVYFPGTNNTVSFISENKNVSLKLDTQNNKVKEVIYLDEANELMSKQQEGSQKKELILPALAQIKEYYKDNTDFGKALKTEIDRLSGGSTSIDAAKHPFISYYNTNYSKFLSNPVDAAKKVDQEEIINFLDKSNDMLESSSLLRPVLVAYLNSGGNTNVVASVDKLLDRLKVETPRGQTVLSELIDIFDVYDMDEFKNKYLGLAKNLKCTINDRLASTLKSNSNVEMGAVFPNYKFQTPTNTTSKSLHDIKADKKVIVFWSSTCSHCESELPKLLEKYNDLKSKNIQVIALSMDVDKNAYTQKIAAFPWINDSELRGWNSSYVDTYNVHATPTYFILDANNKIISKPDHVGDVLDYFKVK is encoded by the coding sequence ATGAAAAAGATTTATACACTATCTGCGGTTTTAGCTGCATTTACCCTGCAGGCTCAATTTACGGTTACAGTTCAGACCTCTGCAGATTTTAAAGATCAGGATGCAATTCTATATACATTAAATGGTTCAAAAGATATTGTTTTTACTAAAGAACAAAGTAAGAATAATACGTGGACCTTTAAATATCCAAAAAACTATATGGGGATGATGAAGGTCTATTTCCCCGGAACAAATAATACAGTTAGCTTTATTTCTGAAAATAAGAATGTAAGTCTTAAACTTGATACTCAAAATAATAAAGTAAAAGAGGTTATCTATCTGGATGAGGCTAATGAACTGATGAGTAAACAGCAGGAGGGTTCACAAAAAAAAGAACTTATTCTTCCGGCTTTAGCTCAGATTAAAGAATATTATAAAGACAACACAGACTTTGGAAAAGCTCTGAAAACAGAAATTGACAGGCTTTCCGGAGGTTCCACTTCTATTGATGCTGCAAAACACCCGTTTATTTCCTATTATAATACCAATTACAGTAAGTTTCTATCTAACCCGGTAGATGCTGCTAAAAAAGTGGATCAAGAGGAAATTATCAACTTTCTGGATAAGTCTAATGATATGCTTGAAAGCTCATCGTTGTTAAGACCCGTATTGGTGGCTTATTTGAACTCTGGAGGGAATACCAATGTTGTGGCTTCAGTAGATAAACTTTTAGATCGTTTAAAGGTAGAAACCCCAAGAGGACAGACTGTACTATCCGAACTTATCGACATCTTTGATGTATACGATATGGATGAGTTTAAAAATAAATACCTGGGACTGGCCAAGAACCTGAAATGTACCATTAATGACAGGCTGGCATCCACATTAAAATCTAATTCCAATGTTGAGATGGGAGCTGTTTTTCCTAATTATAAATTCCAGACACCTACTAATACTACTTCCAAATCACTTCATGATATAAAAGCGGATAAAAAGGTTATTGTTTTCTGGTCATCTACATGTTCACATTGTGAGAGTGAGCTTCCGAAGCTATTGGAGAAATATAATGATTTAAAGTCAAAGAATATACAGGTTATTGCCCTGTCTATGGATGTTGATAAAAATGCATATACCCAAAAAATAGCTGCATTTCCTTGGATCAATGATTCAGAATTGAGAGGATGGAACAGTAGTTATGTAGATACATACAATGTTCATGCAACTCCGACCTATTTTATTTTAGATGCTAACAATAAGATAATCAGCAAACCAGACCATGTTGGCGATGTTTTGGATTATTTTAAGGTAAAATAA
- a CDS encoding S8/S53 family peptidase, which produces MKTKITLLTLFVFCFFLSYAQSPSDRNDPQNEIIYVCFSKGINSEKAAFTKNAELEKFARENGISFTYDLGFSDRKIDEMMESSKMNGNSGESVQKLKRIFKAQLPVQKDGMAQKLIQALEKFPEIEYVSVMSSTPIEPPFVNMFVATPDLESLQTYLNDNPGINAKYAWSRGVTGQNIRIRDVEYGFYKTHEMLTNQNSIQLEPGYSPNAGLANNNYRDHGTAVVSILGSIKDNIGLTGAVYNASEIKGYMEWTTVGYNRASAVSRSINASQAGDIILYEMQTGGKDGQYCPAEYDSVIWDLTKAATDSGIIIIAAAGNGNQDLDDPFYAAYRARGNSGAIIVGAGTPNTTHSKQSFSTFGSRVDVQGWGSSVLAAGYGSYQKYDNDNNRTYNYFSGTSSATPTVASAAVLIQSFYRQTTGQYLSPTAMKNLLVSTGIPQGGTDTFKKIGPLPNVRNAILQLESKSAISAKALPALEIKIYPNPSSSSIAIQNTENKKMEIEIFNMHGRSVIKSTVSPDEKINISHLPAGQYIININEGQRRVVEKFTKL; this is translated from the coding sequence ATGAAAACAAAAATCACTCTTTTAACACTATTCGTGTTCTGTTTTTTTCTTTCTTATGCTCAATCCCCATCAGACCGAAATGATCCTCAAAATGAGATCATCTATGTTTGTTTTTCTAAAGGGATCAATTCTGAAAAAGCAGCCTTTACCAAAAATGCTGAACTGGAAAAGTTTGCCAGAGAAAATGGAATATCATTCACTTATGATCTTGGCTTCAGCGACAGAAAAATTGATGAAATGATGGAAAGCAGTAAAATGAACGGAAACTCCGGAGAATCTGTTCAAAAGCTGAAAAGAATATTTAAGGCTCAGCTTCCTGTACAAAAAGATGGAATGGCACAAAAGCTTATTCAGGCTCTTGAAAAATTCCCGGAAATAGAATATGTATCTGTTATGAGCAGTACTCCTATTGAACCTCCATTCGTTAATATGTTTGTAGCTACTCCTGATCTGGAAAGTCTGCAAACCTACCTGAATGACAATCCCGGCATCAATGCAAAATACGCATGGTCCAGAGGAGTTACAGGACAAAACATACGAATCCGTGATGTGGAATATGGTTTTTATAAGACCCATGAAATGCTGACCAATCAAAACTCTATACAACTGGAACCCGGATATTCACCCAACGCAGGATTAGCCAATAATAACTATAGGGATCACGGAACGGCTGTGGTAAGCATTTTAGGCTCCATCAAGGACAATATCGGACTTACGGGAGCTGTTTATAATGCTTCGGAAATAAAAGGATATATGGAGTGGACTACTGTTGGTTATAACAGAGCGTCTGCAGTAAGCAGATCAATTAATGCTTCTCAGGCAGGAGATATTATTCTGTATGAAATGCAGACAGGCGGAAAGGATGGCCAATACTGCCCTGCTGAATATGACAGCGTGATCTGGGATCTTACAAAAGCAGCCACCGATTCCGGAATTATCATTATTGCAGCAGCAGGTAATGGAAACCAGGATCTGGATGATCCTTTTTATGCAGCGTACAGAGCAAGAGGAAACAGCGGTGCAATCATCGTTGGAGCAGGAACTCCTAACACCACGCATTCTAAACAAAGCTTTAGTACATTTGGAAGCAGAGTTGATGTACAGGGATGGGGAAGCAGCGTTTTAGCAGCAGGATACGGATCTTATCAAAAATATGATAATGATAACAACAGAACGTACAATTATTTCAGTGGAACAAGTTCTGCAACTCCTACTGTAGCTTCTGCCGCTGTGTTGATCCAGTCTTTTTACCGCCAGACTACAGGACAATACTTAAGCCCTACTGCCATGAAAAATCTTTTGGTTTCTACAGGAATTCCTCAGGGTGGTACTGATACTTTTAAAAAGATAGGCCCGCTTCCGAATGTAAGAAACGCCATTTTACAATTGGAAAGCAAATCTGCAATTTCTGCAAAAGCCTTACCGGCATTAGAGATTAAAATTTATCCTAACCCATCCAGCAGTTCTATCGCTATTCAAAATACTGAAAATAAAAAAATGGAGATTGAAATCTTTAATATGCATGGAAGATCAGTGATAAAAAGTACTGTTTCGCCGGATGAAAAGATTAATATATCTCACCTGCCTGCAGGTCAGTATATCATCAATATCAATGAGGGACAACGAAGAGTTGTAGAGAAATTCACAAAATTATAA